The Synergistota bacterium genome has a window encoding:
- a CDS encoding response regulator transcription factor: protein MIRIMLVDDHLLFREGLRRLFEVEEGVEIVAEASTGEEAIRLCKNIDVDLILMDISMPGLGGIKTIKEIKKMKPGVKIIALTMHDEEAYKREAMRAGVCAYVVKGVGASELIKAIEKACGHPSRRRRLSALTPREREVLSLMAKGKNNKEIARELNLKEKTIRNYVSNILQKLGVRDRTQAVILVLKEGIKFGEEDKGSDSG, encoded by the coding sequence TTGATAAGAATTATGCTCGTGGATGACCACCTCCTTTTCAGGGAGGGCTTAAGGAGGCTTTTTGAGGTTGAGGAAGGGGTAGAAATAGTTGCAGAGGCTTCCACCGGTGAAGAAGCTATAAGGCTTTGTAAGAATATAGATGTTGATTTAATTCTCATGGATATATCGATGCCTGGTCTTGGAGGCATAAAGACTATAAAAGAGATAAAGAAAATGAAGCCAGGTGTCAAGATAATAGCTCTTACAATGCATGATGAGGAGGCTTACAAAAGGGAGGCTATGCGTGCTGGGGTGTGCGCTTATGTCGTTAAGGGGGTGGGTGCTTCTGAGCTAATAAAGGCTATAGAGAAGGCTTGCGGACACCCCAGTAGGAGGCGGCGTCTATCCGCACTCACGCCTAGGGAGAGGGAGGTCCTTTCGCTTATGGCTAAGGGAAAGAATAATAAAGAAATAGCACGGGAGCTTAATCTTAAGGAGAAAACCATAAGAAACTATGTGTCTAATATATTGCAGAAGCTGGGCGTGAGGGATAGAACACAGGCGGTTATTCTGGTTTTGAAGGAGGGAATTAAATTTGGAGAAGAAGATAAGGGTAGTGATAGCGGATGA
- the groES gene encoding co-chaperone GroES, which yields MKLRPLGDRVVVKVVEKEERTKSGIVLPDTAKEKPQEGEVLAVGTGRVLDNGQKVPLEVKVGDKVIFSKYAGTEVKIEGEEYLILSERDILAIVES from the coding sequence ATGAAGCTTCGTCCACTTGGAGACAGGGTAGTTGTAAAGGTCGTTGAGAAGGAAGAGAGAACCAAAAGTGGAATAGTGCTTCCTGATACCGCTAAGGAGAAGCCACAGGAGGGAGAAGTTCTTGCCGTAGGTACCGGCAGGGTTCTCGATAATGGCCAGAAGGTTCCTTTGGAGGTAAAAGTTGGAGACAAGGTTATATTCTCCAAGTATGCGGGTACCGAGGTTAAGATAGAGGGTGAGGAATATCTTATCTTAAGTGAGAGAGATATTCTTGCTATCGTTGAGTCGTAA
- a CDS encoding response regulator transcription factor: MEKKIRVVIADDMEETRKSLKVMLSFASDLEVVGEASDGEEALKMVRELKPDVVLMDINMPNVDGISVSKRLLQEDPDIAIVAISIQGDEEYERALEEMGVEEFLVKPFSSSRLIETIREVVQRRERKE, encoded by the coding sequence TTGGAGAAGAAGATAAGGGTAGTGATAGCGGATGATATGGAGGAGACAAGAAAAAGCTTAAAAGTTATGCTGTCATTCGCGAGTGATTTGGAGGTGGTTGGGGAGGCATCTGATGGAGAGGAGGCCCTTAAGATGGTGAGGGAGCTTAAACCTGATGTAGTTTTAATGGATATAAACATGCCGAATGTTGATGGTATCAGCGTTTCTAAGAGGTTGCTTCAAGAGGATCCTGATATCGCGATAGTTGCTATCTCCATTCAGGGGGATGAGGAGTATGAGCGTGCTTTAGAAGAAATGGGGGTCGAAGAGTTCCTCGTTAAGCCATTTTCAAGCTCACGACTTATAGAGACGATCAGGGAGGTTGTTCAAAGGAGAGAGAGGAAGGAATGA
- the tsaD gene encoding tRNA (adenosine(37)-N6)-threonylcarbamoyltransferase complex transferase subunit TsaD: MSEVILGIETSCDETSVALVETGKKVIRSVVLSQVKDHAPYGGVVPEIASRKHLETILYILDDILGDFSLEKVGGVAVTVGPGLMGSLLVGIVFAKTLAWLWEKPLIGVNHLEAHVYATFVEYPSLSPPFICLLVSGGHTELFVFKDHGSYELLGSTRDDAAGEAFDKVARVLGLPYPGGPAIDKVSKKGNPYAIDFPYPLREGFDFSFSGIKTAVKLFWERNKDQVKLEDVAASFQRRVVDILIDKLKRASLSKGIRKLVLAGGVVANSFLRSRLTELKKEGFEIFYPSPRLCTDNAVMVASAGYFELKRGRIAPFSITAHPDLEIGEDFLRFYKKST; encoded by the coding sequence ATGAGTGAGGTAATATTGGGTATAGAAACGTCCTGTGATGAAACCTCTGTGGCACTTGTTGAAACTGGAAAGAAAGTTATAAGGAGCGTGGTTTTGTCTCAGGTAAAGGACCACGCTCCTTATGGGGGAGTCGTTCCGGAAATAGCATCTCGGAAGCATTTGGAGACTATCCTCTATATTCTTGATGATATACTTGGGGATTTTTCTCTCGAGAAGGTAGGAGGAGTAGCGGTTACGGTAGGTCCGGGGCTTATGGGCTCTCTGCTTGTAGGAATAGTTTTCGCTAAAACGCTTGCGTGGCTTTGGGAAAAACCTCTCATAGGAGTAAATCATCTCGAGGCACATGTGTATGCGACCTTCGTTGAATATCCATCTCTTTCTCCTCCATTTATATGTCTTCTCGTTTCAGGAGGGCATACGGAGCTTTTTGTTTTCAAGGACCATGGTTCTTATGAGCTTCTCGGATCTACCAGAGATGATGCTGCTGGAGAGGCTTTTGATAAGGTAGCGAGGGTCTTGGGATTGCCGTATCCGGGGGGACCTGCTATAGATAAGGTTTCGAAGAAGGGGAATCCTTATGCGATTGACTTCCCCTATCCTTTAAGAGAGGGTTTCGATTTCAGCTTTAGTGGTATAAAGACGGCGGTAAAGCTCTTCTGGGAGAGAAACAAAGATCAGGTTAAGCTCGAGGATGTTGCGGCGAGCTTCCAAAGAAGGGTTGTTGATATTCTTATAGATAAGCTTAAAAGGGCGTCTCTATCTAAGGGGATAAGAAAGCTGGTTCTCGCAGGAGGAGTGGTTGCAAATAGCTTTCTCAGAAGTAGGCTGACTGAGCTCAAGAAAGAGGGCTTTGAGATTTTCTATCCTTCTCCTCGCTTATGCACAGATAACGCTGTTATGGTTGCTTCAGCTGGGTACTTTGAGCTTAAAAGAGGAAGAATTGCTCCCTTTAGCATAACCGCTCATCCTGATTTAGAGATAGGAGAAGATTTTTTAAGATTTTACAAGAAATCAACCTGA